In Microcaecilia unicolor chromosome 1, aMicUni1.1, whole genome shotgun sequence, the following are encoded in one genomic region:
- the LOC115482106 gene encoding transmembrane protein 246-like isoform X1 gives MCRIERISKKTETYAQTLLCPKTVGPRGSARRHAENCNVFKDSVRACRQGSNQGSESDNMALWLSLTCHRRKRYTNTCLQLFVLTAVTFGIVLPLMCHDLLHSYYFIRSWHLDHMSWKFLDKNLEEAQAAVQYFDNLHLSNSPLMASANADEPSSKPWLVITVVTVQRRLEYHYPLQVMSRFHRLLTRCGNACRHHRLFICNVDQNPQSHQDALVLAKFFPTVVRYGEKKETPPEGVDSINLFEKEKRDYVYCLAKVLSTFDTEYVLMLEDDAVPEDEIFSILHHLLLARFTESPLGGALYFKLFHPERLQHYVNPEPMRILEWIGLGMFLSTLLSLAYTWAIGYRGSSWPIFLFFMLYSMALVELFGRHYLLELRRLTPALYNVVPVTECCTPAMLYSAASAHRTLEYLSELQCRPGFAKDTALYSILSEKEEWAFVVEPNLVRHVGLHSSLRGINNSPKLL, from the coding sequence gcTCAGCTCGGAGGCATGCTGAAAACTGTAATGTCTTCAAAGACAGTGTGAGAGCATGCAGACAGGGGTCTAATCAAGGGTCTGAGAGTGACAATATGGCCCTCTGGCTATCATTGACTTGCCACAGACGGAAACGTTACACCAACACCTGCCTTCAGCTCTTCGTTTTGACAGCAGTAACTTTTGGGATAGTGTTGCCCCTGATGTGCCATGATCTTCTGCACTCATATTATTTTATACGCAGCTGGCACCTGGACCACATGAGTTGGAAGTTTTTGGACAAAAATCTAGAGGAAGCACAGGCTGCTGTCCAATATTTTGATAACCTGCATCTATCGAACTCACCTTTGATGGCATCAGCCAATGCGGATGAACCTTCCTCTAAGCCGTGGCTGGTGATCACTGTTGTTACTGTTCAACGCCGGCTGGAGTATCACTACCCACTGCAGGTGATGTCACGTTTTCACCGCCTCCTGACACGCTGTGGTAATGCCTGCCGCCATCATCGCCTTTTCATCTGTAATGTTGACCAGAATCCACAAAGTCACCAAGATGCCCTTGTCCTGGCCAAGTTCTTCCCCACTGTGGTGCGCTATGGTGAGAAAAAGGAAACACCGCCTGAGGGGGTAGATTCTATCAACCTCTTCGAAAAGGAGAAGCGGGACTATGTGTACTGTCTGGCCAAGGTGCTTTCAACCTTTGACACCGAGTATGTGCTGATGTTAGAAGATGATGCGGTACCAGAGGatgaaatattttccattttgcaTCATTTGCTCCTAGCACGGTTCACAGAGTCACCTCTAGGGGGTGCACTTTATTTCAAGCTCTTTCACCCAGAAAGGTTGCAGCATTATGTGAACCCTGAGCCCATGAGAATCCTGGAGTGGATAGGGCTAGGGATGTTCCTGAGTACCCTCTTAAGTTTGGCATACACCTGGGCCATTGGTTATCGGGGCAGCAGCTGGCCCATATTTCTCTTCTTTATGCTGTACAGCATGGCACTGGTAGAACTCTTCGGGCGTCATTATCTTTTGGAGCTGAGGCGTCTGACACCAGCACTGTATAATGTTGTGCCTGTCACTGAGTGCTGCACGCCTGCGATGCTGTATTCTGCTGCCTCTGCCCACCGGACTCTGGAGTATCTCAGTGAGCTCCAGTGTAGGCCAGGCTTTGCTAAGGACACAGCTCTGTACTCCATCCTCTCTGAGAAGGAAGAATGGGCATTTGTAGTGGAGCCCAATCTAGTCAGACATGTGGGGCTCCATTCCAGCCTTAGAGGAATAAATAATAGTCCTAAATTACTCTAA
- the LOC115482106 gene encoding transmembrane protein 246-like isoform X2, producing the protein MALWLSLTCHRRKRYTNTCLQLFVLTAVTFGIVLPLMCHDLLHSYYFIRSWHLDHMSWKFLDKNLEEAQAAVQYFDNLHLSNSPLMASANADEPSSKPWLVITVVTVQRRLEYHYPLQVMSRFHRLLTRCGNACRHHRLFICNVDQNPQSHQDALVLAKFFPTVVRYGEKKETPPEGVDSINLFEKEKRDYVYCLAKVLSTFDTEYVLMLEDDAVPEDEIFSILHHLLLARFTESPLGGALYFKLFHPERLQHYVNPEPMRILEWIGLGMFLSTLLSLAYTWAIGYRGSSWPIFLFFMLYSMALVELFGRHYLLELRRLTPALYNVVPVTECCTPAMLYSAASAHRTLEYLSELQCRPGFAKDTALYSILSEKEEWAFVVEPNLVRHVGLHSSLRGINNSPKLL; encoded by the coding sequence ATGGCCCTCTGGCTATCATTGACTTGCCACAGACGGAAACGTTACACCAACACCTGCCTTCAGCTCTTCGTTTTGACAGCAGTAACTTTTGGGATAGTGTTGCCCCTGATGTGCCATGATCTTCTGCACTCATATTATTTTATACGCAGCTGGCACCTGGACCACATGAGTTGGAAGTTTTTGGACAAAAATCTAGAGGAAGCACAGGCTGCTGTCCAATATTTTGATAACCTGCATCTATCGAACTCACCTTTGATGGCATCAGCCAATGCGGATGAACCTTCCTCTAAGCCGTGGCTGGTGATCACTGTTGTTACTGTTCAACGCCGGCTGGAGTATCACTACCCACTGCAGGTGATGTCACGTTTTCACCGCCTCCTGACACGCTGTGGTAATGCCTGCCGCCATCATCGCCTTTTCATCTGTAATGTTGACCAGAATCCACAAAGTCACCAAGATGCCCTTGTCCTGGCCAAGTTCTTCCCCACTGTGGTGCGCTATGGTGAGAAAAAGGAAACACCGCCTGAGGGGGTAGATTCTATCAACCTCTTCGAAAAGGAGAAGCGGGACTATGTGTACTGTCTGGCCAAGGTGCTTTCAACCTTTGACACCGAGTATGTGCTGATGTTAGAAGATGATGCGGTACCAGAGGatgaaatattttccattttgcaTCATTTGCTCCTAGCACGGTTCACAGAGTCACCTCTAGGGGGTGCACTTTATTTCAAGCTCTTTCACCCAGAAAGGTTGCAGCATTATGTGAACCCTGAGCCCATGAGAATCCTGGAGTGGATAGGGCTAGGGATGTTCCTGAGTACCCTCTTAAGTTTGGCATACACCTGGGCCATTGGTTATCGGGGCAGCAGCTGGCCCATATTTCTCTTCTTTATGCTGTACAGCATGGCACTGGTAGAACTCTTCGGGCGTCATTATCTTTTGGAGCTGAGGCGTCTGACACCAGCACTGTATAATGTTGTGCCTGTCACTGAGTGCTGCACGCCTGCGATGCTGTATTCTGCTGCCTCTGCCCACCGGACTCTGGAGTATCTCAGTGAGCTCCAGTGTAGGCCAGGCTTTGCTAAGGACACAGCTCTGTACTCCATCCTCTCTGAGAAGGAAGAATGGGCATTTGTAGTGGAGCCCAATCTAGTCAGACATGTGGGGCTCCATTCCAGCCTTAGAGGAATAAATAATAGTCCTAAATTACTCTAA